One Manihot esculenta cultivar AM560-2 chromosome 6, M.esculenta_v8, whole genome shotgun sequence DNA segment encodes these proteins:
- the LOC110617587 gene encoding plastidial pyruvate kinase 2: protein MAQVVATGSIHGSLLCPSSGSLQERVDKLKPSGFASKVLASDEKKREKNCLRIAPRSTQIAAAKRSVRAEPEVIPVSPEDVPQREEQVLNLQQLGDTSVGVWSKPTVRRKTKIVCTIGPSTNTKEMIWKLAEAGMNVARLNMSHGDHASHQKVIDLVKEYNAQSKDNVIAIMLDTKGPEVRSGDLPQPIMLTPGQEFTFTIRRGVGTADCVSVNYDDFVNDVEVGDMLLVDGGMMSLLVKSKTDDSVKCEVVDGGELKSRRHLNVRGKSATLPSITEKDWDDIKFGVDNKVDFYAVSFVKDAQVVHELKNYLQSCGADIHVIVKIESADSIPNLHSIITASDGAMVARGDLGAELPIEEVPLLQEEIIRLCRSMGKAVIVATNMLESMIVHPTPTRAEVSDIAIAVREGADAVMLSGETAHGKFPLKAVKVMHTVALRTEATIAGGTMPPNLGQAFKNHMSEMFAYHATMMSNTLGTSIVVFTRTGFMSILLSHYRPSGTIFAFTNEKRIQQRLALYQGVCSIYMQFSDDAEETFANALSVLKNQGMVKEGEEVALVQSGRQPIWRFQSTHNIQVRKV, encoded by the exons ATGGCCCAAGTTGTGGCTACCGGATCGATCCATGGTTCATTGTTGTGCCCTAGCTCTGGATCCCTACAAGAGCGAGTTGATAAGCTAAAGCCTTCAGGTTTTGCTTCGAAAGTATTGGCAAGTGATGAGAAAAAGAGGGAGAAGAACTGCCTCAGAATTGCCCCTAGAAGTACTCAAATAGCGGCTGCTAAGAGATCCGTGCGTGCTGAGCCTGAAGTTATTCCTGTCTCTCCCGAGGATGTACCGCAG AgagaagagcaagttttgaattTACAGCAATTAGGCGACACATCAGTGGGTGTGTGGTCCAAGCCCACAGTTAGACGAAAGACAAAGATTGTTTGCACTATTGGTCCTTCAACCAACACAAAGGAGATGATCTGGAAGCTGGCTGAGGCTGGAATGAATGTTGCCCGATTGAATATGTCTCATGGAGACCATGCATCTCACCAGAAAGTTATTGATTTAGTTAAAGAATATAATGCACAGTCCAAAGACAATGTCATTGCAATCATGCTTGACACCAAG GGTCCTGAAGTTAGGAGTGGTGACTTGCCTCAGCCAATCATGTTAACACCCGGCCAGGAATTTACTTTTACAATTCGTAGGGGAGTTGGCACTGCTGACTGTGTCAGTGTTAACTATGATGACTTTGTTAATGATGTAGAAGTTGGTGACATGCTTCTTGTTGATG GTGGTATGATGTCACTATTGGTGAAGTCCAAGACAGATGACTCTGTGAAATGTGAAGTTGTTGATGGTGGAGAACTTAAGTCTAGACGTCATCTAAATGTTAGAGGAAAAAGCGCAACACTGCCTTCCATCACTG AAAAGGACTGGGATGACATAAAATTTGGGGTGGACAACAAAGTTGACTTCTATGCTGTTTCTTTTGTTAAAGATGCACAAGTAGTTCATGAATTGAAGAACTATCTTCAAA GCTGTGGGGCAGATATACATGTGATTGTAAAAATTGAAAGTGCAGATTCTATCCCAAATTTGCATTCAATAATCACAGCATCTGATGGG GCAATGGTTGCAAGAGGAGACCTTGGTGCAGAGCTCCCCATTGAGGAGGTTCCTCTTTTGCAG gAAGAAATAATCAGACTGTGCCGAAGCATGGGGAAAGCTGTTATTGTGGCAACAAATATGCTGGAAAGCATGATTGTCCATCCAACTCCAACCAGAGCGGAGGTGTCTGATATTGCCATTGCAGTTCGTGAGGGTGCTGATGCAGTAATGCTTTCTGGAGAAACTGCTCATGGAAA ATTCCCATTGAAAGCTGTGAAAGTGATGCACACAGTTGCTTTACGAACTGAAGCAACCATAGCTGGTGGTACAATGCCACCAAATCTTGGTCAAGCTTTCAAG AACCACATGAGCGAGATGTTTGCATATCATGCGACCATGATGTCAAACACTCTTGGAACCTCAATTGTTGTCTTCACCAGGACTGGTTTCATGTCTATATTACTGAGCCACTATCGACCTTCTGGCACTATTTTTGCCTTCACAAACGA GAAGAGAATACAGCAGAGATTGGCTTTGTACCAAGGAGTATGTTCCATATACATGCAGTTTTCAGATGATGCAGAAGAAACCTTTGCAAATGCTTTATCAGTGCTCAAG AATCAAGGGATGGTGAAGGAAGGAGAGGAAGTTGCTCTTGTTCAGAGTGGCAGACAACCAATCTGGCGGTTCCAATCTACGCACAATATTCAGGTCCGGAAAGTGTAG
- the LOC110617261 gene encoding hevamine-A: protein MGTKFQVAPLYVCLATLTLVRIIEAGGIAIYWGQNGFEGTLNQTCDTGRYSYVNIAFLIKFGNGQTPEINLAGHCNPATNGCIILASEIKHCQELGIKVMLSIGGGVGNYSIASRKDAKRVARYLWSNFLGGHSSSRPLGDAVLDGIDFDIELGSTQHWEDLARYLLGYSKRGRRKVYLTAAPQCPFPDRFLGTALNTGLFDYVWVQFYNNAPCQYSSGNATNLINSWNRWITSVKARKIFLGLPAAPDAAGSGYIPPDVLTSEILPVIKRSPKYGGVMLWSKFYDDESGYSSSIKPSV, encoded by the coding sequence ATGGGCACAAAATTTCAAGTCGCACCCTTATACGTCTGCCTAGCAACACTGACGCTGGTAAGGATCATTGAAGCCGGTGGAATCGCCATCTACTGGGGCCAAAACGGCTTCGAGGGAACCCTCAACCAAACATGCGACACCGGCAGATATTCCTACGTAAACATAGCCTTCCTCATCAAATTTGGCAATGGCCAAACCCCCGAAATCAACCTTGCAGGGCATTGCAATCCAGCAACCAATGGTTGCATCATTCTTGCCAGTGAAATTAAGCATTGCCAAGAGTTAGGAATTAAGGTGATGCTCTCCATTGGCGGTGGCGTCGGAAACTACTCCATAGCTTCTCGAAAGGATGCCAAGCGAGTAGCACGTTATCTGTGGAGCAACTTCTTGGGTGGACATTCATCTTCTCGTCCCCTAGGCGATGCAGTATTGGACGGCATTGACTTTGACATAGAGCTTGGCTCAACGCAACACTGGGAAGATCTTGCTCGTTATTTGTTGGGTTACAGCAAGCGAGGAAGAAGAAAGGTGTATCTAACAGCAGCTCCTCAATGCCCATTCCCTGACAGGTTTCTTGGGACTGCCCTTAACACAGGGCTCTTTGACTACGTTTGGGTGCAATTCTATAATAatgcaccttgtcaatatagtTCAGGGAATGCCACCAACCTCATAAATTCTTGGAACCGATGGATTACGTCAGTAAAGGCAAGGAAAATATTtttggggttaccggcggctcCGGATGCTGCCGGAAGTGGGTATATTCCTCCTGATGTGTTGACTTCTGAAATCCTTCCGGTGATTAAGAGGTCGCCGAAGTATGGAGGAGTAATGCTTTGGTCCAAGTTTTACGACGATGAGAGTGGGTATAGTTCATCCATTAAGCCAAGCGTATGA
- the LOC110618119 gene encoding acidic endochitinase, translating to MAYHYSQPLSLLVSLLDIALWEPSSGGGIAIYWGQNGNEGTLAETCASGNYQYVNIAFLSTFGNGQTPMLNLAGHCDPTSYGCTGLSIDITACQSRGIKVLLSLGGDVGSYSLSSADDANQVADYLWNNFLGGTSDSRPLGDAILDGIDFDIESGSGQYWDDLAKALSEFSQESNKVYLSAAPQCPFPDYYLDKAIHTGLFDYLWVQFYNNPPCQYNGDDVDNLLRAWNEWITVPAGHVFMGLPAAVGAAPSGGYIPSNVLIDQVLPVIKSSPKYGGVMLWNKFYDNGYSSAIKDAV from the coding sequence ATGGCCTACCACTATTCACAGCCTCTCTCCCTACTTGTCTCCCTTTTAGATATTGCCTTATGGGAGCCCTCTTCTGGAGGAGGTATTGCCATCTACTGGGGCCAAAATGGCAATGAAGGCACCTTGGCCGAAACTTGTGCCTCGGGAAATTATCAATACGTGAACATAGCTTTCTTGTCTACTTTTGGGAATGGCCAAACTCCTATGTTGAACCTAGCAGGCCATTGTGATCCTACATCTTATGGTTGTACTGGTTTAAGCATTGATATTACAGCTTGCCAAAGTCGGGGCATCAAAGTCCTACTGTCCCTTGGAGGAGATGTAGGCAGCTACTCTCTTTCATCGGCTGATGATGCAAACCAAGTCGCTGATTATCTTTGGAACAACTTCCTTGGTGGGACGTCCGATTCACGTCCACTAGGAGATGCCATTTTGGATGGTATTGATTTTGATATTGAGAGCGGTTCAGGCCAATACTGGGATGATCTTGCCAAGGCCCTTAGTGAGTTTAGCCAAGAAAGTAATAAGGTATACTTGTCGGCAGCTCCTCAGTGTCCATTCCCTGATTATTATCTAGACAAGGCAATTCACACTGGCCTATTCGATTACTTGTGGGTTCAATTCTATAACAATCCTCCATGTCAATATAACGGTGATGATGTTGACAATCTCTTGAGGGCATGGAATGAATGGATAACTGTCCCAGCGGGCCACGTGTTTATGGGACTTCCCGCAGCAGTGGGGGCAGCCCCTAGTGGTGGATACATACCGTCCAATGTGCTTATTGATCAGGTTCTTCCAGTTATCAAGAGTTCCCCCAAGTATGGAGGAGTGATGCTCTGGAACAAGTTCTACGATAATGGATATAGTTCAGCTATAAAGGATGCAGTGTGA
- the LOC110616641 gene encoding protein timeless homolog: MEDLSLVCAGLGVAEEEETGNRIGYSKGDNCLDNLRDLLRFLRRDDPQTREVFKEVCKWKIVSKDLIPIIQFCRDERNLVLNAVKVLVFLTMPIEPSSVDIPQQIEYLWDLKSAITSSDTVGVIVSLLEGPLENLECESFTEDDWKLVQLVLTLFRNVLAIQDISLPQKVGGSACHLLSLRDRFLELLFRENVMDLILIITQHVRVSHGYLRQDNLLLLEIFHYIFLGQEPELIAKAHQNDFQVSGDTKASLDSLKSIMEEEEEKRKLSRNVARHSQFSGTFTRLTMDGSKAVCKGNPRSASQNILPKPHKIQRSSTKKIVWDYGRFPSMKDNILVLLHDFLNQFLSGGYNVLMQTICEDIEKEHHAIQKSDIVVFFQVAQFVTSFQYHKFLTYEPNMERDNSHSLSNELADSTIFKGDICGPIAATMSESMFLIVISRWRNAFDGLKETNDYKFLSAAGSLMKIMIRILDLVLKLLPEDSREPQTARILLYKLFYDQTDLGMTQFLLGLIKSFNIHKQSKSDLADLVETIHVIVRLMENLQSRGTLRVSKKSRKVRKKKVLSDKMETKNEMSRDEVTNQDLNLSSNTEEPADLSTLQEKSQGNVTSDNQENICNAIQVDKPEIVSPEMANLPPVGNRKSDHKDYNLSCSSDDSSGDELPAANYEVDFKVSTFVSAFANHNIIQNLCWLLRFYKSNSISTNHYIICMLQKITDDLDLSPMLYQLSLLTTFYDILDEQKTRPCKEYANIVNFLASFIRRMLRKMKSQPLLFVEVLFWKSRKECHYINAEYLLHELGHIRKETSSWGVFEKGEIGSSQAKGWVPRNIADALGEDEADVVISHEPYQKLKENFGEVRRDISPNSKSSDDGKGNSEYAENTMEHETEGISKRKRRFVLTDELEMQIRDLYEKFKDDGNCSRLIAESLDPTCHISPAQVFNKLKQLGLKVASKRRMRGVDKTSSISNQPGEKGRTTEKESDLRNSIDFEGTMPRQALATRKRVRAFDKDQEEMIRALFEQFKEHKRCSYMIANAMPAGNSFTAAQISQKLKQLGLRLPQQERSEAKLHLIDDEPSSLSTGGHDSDDETLLSLRRNRSRNKDGGRFLNESSTRNREKFSDDSDDEFLSSILKHKSKDGDRLFGEAQSTEAGLPDDEILASALNKTRKPKAKRRKLTTTSVERKVTDENLGDGDSKDVAQRDEEGIHEDDALNINQKDASEPEAIGSVSRSPVVSVVNDKDDLADRQMDDDDHADSGSSIKTAQLRRKLRMVVDFDDDD, encoded by the exons ATGGAAGACCTGTCGCTTGTCTGCGCTGGTCTTGGCGTCGCCGAAGAGGAAGAAACCGGCAACCGCATCGGCTACTCCAAGGGCGACAACTGCCTAG ATAATCTAAGGGATTTGCTGAGATTTTTAAGGCGTGATGATCCACAAACGCGAGAAGTGTTTAAGGAAGTATGCAAATGGAAGATCGTGTCCAAGGATTTGATTCCGATTATTCAATTTTGCCGAGATGAGCGTAACTTGGTCTTAAATGCAG TGAAGGTGTTGGTGTTTCTTACTATGCCAATTGAGCCTTCATCAGTTGATATCCCTCAGCAGATAGAGTACCTATGGGACTTGAAGTCTGCGATCACAAGTAGTGACACTGTTGGAGTGATTGTTTCGCTGCTTGAAGGCCCGCTTGAAAATTTGGAATG TGAATCATTCACTGAGGATGACTGGAAATTGGTTCAGCTGGTACTCACACTATTTCGAAACGTTCTTGCCATCCAAGACATTTCATTGCCACAGAAAGTTGGGGGATCTGCTTGCCATCTTTTGTCACTAAGAGATAGATTTCTGGAACTTCTGTTCCGTGAGAATGTAATGGACCTAATTCTAATTATAACTCAGCATGTTCGTGTTTCTCACGGTTATCTTCGTCAGGATAACTTGCTTTTGTTAGAGATATTCCATTACATTTTTTTGGGTCAAGAGCCAGAGTTGATTGCCAAAGCACACCAAAATGATTTCCAG GTGAGCGGAGACACGAAGGCTTCTCTTGATAGTCTTAAGTCGATTatggaagaggaagaagagaaaagaaagcttTCCAGAAATGTTGCACGTCATTCACAATTTAGTGGAACATTTACAAGGCTTACTATG GATGGTTCTAAAGCAGTATGCAAAGGAAACCCTAGATCTGCTTCTCAGAATATCCTGCCCAAACCTCATAAAATTCAAAGGAGTTCGACTAAAAAGATTGTGTGGGATTATGGGAGATTTCCTTCAATGAAGGATAACATTTTGGTGTTGCTGCATGATTTTCTGAACCAGTTCTTATCAGGAGGTTACAATG TTCTGATGCAGACAATTTGTGAGGACATTGAAAAGGAGCATCATGCAATCCAGAAGAGTGACATTGTTGTTTTCTTCCAGGTTGCTCAGTTTGTTACTTCTTTCCAATATCACAAGTTTTTGACTTACGAG ccgaacatggaaagggaCAATTCTCACAGCTTGTCCAATGAACTCGCTGATAGCACAATATTCAAGGGCGATATTTGTGGACCAATTGCAGCAACAATGAGCGAATCAATGTTTCTAATTGTCATTTCAAGGTGGCGCAATGCCTTTGATGGCTTGAAGGAAACAAACGACTATAAATTTCTATCAGCGGCGGGCTCACTTATGAAAATTATG ATCCGCATTTTAGACTTGGTTCTTAAGTTATTGCCTGAAGATTCTAGGGAGCCTCAAACAGCTCGCATCCTGCTTTACAAGTTATTCTATGATCAAACTGATCTAGGAATGACCCAGTTCCTTTTGGGCCTGATCAAATCATTTAACATTCACAAACAATCCAAAAG TGATCTTGCAGATTTGGTGGAAACTATTCATGTAATTGTAAGACTGATGGAGAATCTCCAATCTCGTGGCACATTAAGG GTTTCGAAGAAATCAAGGAAGGTTAGAAAGAAGAAAGTGTTGAGTGACAAGATGGAAACTAAAAATGAAATGTCTCGAGATGAAGTCACCAATCAGGATCTGAACCTTTCTTCTAATACTGAAGAACCAGCTGATTTGAGCACATTGCAAGAGAAAAGCCAAGGAAACGTGACTTCTGATAATCAAGAAAACATCTGCAATGCTATTCAGGTTGATAAGCCTGAAATAGTTTCACCAGAGATGGCGAATCTGCCTCCAGTGGGTAACAGAAAGAGTGATCACAAGGATTATAATCTTTCTTGCAGCTCTGATGATTCTTCTGGTGATGAGCTGCCTGCTGCAAATTATGAAGTTGACTTTAAGGTATCTACCTTCGTATCAGCTTTCGCAAACCACAACATCATTCAGAATTTGTGCTGGTTGCTTCGGTTCTACAAGAGTAATTCCATCAGTACAAATCACTACATCATATGCATGTTGCAGAAAATCACTGATGACCTGGATCTTTCTCCAATGCTTTATCAG TTATCACTACTCACAACATTTTATGACATTCTGGATGAGCAAAAGACACGTCCGTGCAAGGAATATGCAAATATTGTTAATTTCCTGGCAAGTTTCATTAGAAGAATGttaagaaaaatgaaaagtCAACCGCTTCTATTTGTGGAAGTTCTCTTTTGGAAGTCCCGCAAAGAGTGCCATTACATTAATGCTGAATACTTGTTACATGAGCTTGGCCATATAAGGAAGGAAACTAGTAGTTGGGGAGTCTTTGAAAAGGGAGAAATTGGGTCTTCACAGGCAAAAGGATGGGTTCCAAGAAACATAGCAGATGCATTGGGTGAGGATGAAGCAGATGTTGTGATCTCGCACGAGCCATATCAGAA GTTGAAAGAAAATTTTGGTGAAGTGCGGAGAGACATCTCACCTAATTCAAAGAGCAGCGACGATGGGAAAGGAAATTCTGAGTA TGCAGAAAATACCATGGAACATGAAACTGAAGGGATTTCCAAAAGAAAGAGGAGATTTGTTCTCACTGATGAGTTGGAAATGCAAATAAGAGATCTCTATGAGAA ATTCAAGGACGATGGGAACTGTAGCCGTCTGATTGCAGAATCTCTAGATCCCACTTGTCATATTTCACCTGCACAAGTTTTCAACAAGCTCAAGCAACTAGGATTAAAAGTGGCATCAAAGAGAAGGATGAGAGGTGTTGATAAAACATCTTCTATTTCTAATCAACCTGGGGAGAAAGGAAGGACAACAGAAAAAGAAAGTGATCTTCGCAACTCAATTGATTTTGAAGGGACCATGCCGAGGCAAGCTTT GGCCACCAGGAAAAGAGTGCGTGCCTTTGACAAAGATCAGGAGGAAATGATTAGAGCTTTATTTGAGCA GTTCAAAGAGCATAAAAGATGCAGTTATATGATTGCAAATGCAATGCCTGCTGGTAATTCTTTCACAGCTGCACAAATTTCTCAAAAACTCAAGCAACTTGGCTTGCGTCTTCCTCAGCAAGAGAGGTCTGAGGCAAAATTGCATCTAATAGATGATGAACCGAGTAGCCTTTCAACTGGAGGACATGATTCTGATGACGAAACATTGTTATCATTGAGGAGGAATAG GAGTAGAAACAAGGATGGTGGCAGATTTTTAAATGAGTCGTCTACACggaacagagaaaagttttctGATGATTCTGATGATGAATTCCTAAGTTCTATTCTCAA GCACAAAAGCAAGGATGGTGATAGATTGTTTGGGGAGGCACAGAGTACAGAGGCAGGGTTACCTGATGACGAAATTTTGGCCTCTGCTCTTAA TAAAACACGAAAGCCAAAAGCAAAAAGGAGAAAGCTCACTACAACTTCTGTTGAGAGGAAAGTAACTGATGAAAACTTGGGCGATGGAGATTCTAAAGATGTTGCACAAAG GGATGAAGAAGGGATTCACGAGGATGATGCTCTCAACATTAATCAGAAAGATGCTTCAGAACCTGAAGCAATTGGCAGTGTCAGTAGAAGTCCAGTTGTTTCGGTAGTCAATGACAAGGATGATTTAGCAGATCGACAAATGGATGATGACGATCATGCTGATTCTGGCTCGTCAATAAAAACTGCCCAACTTAGGAGGAAGTTGAGGATGGTAGTCGactttgatgatgatgattaa
- the LOC110616733 gene encoding acidic endochitinase, whose translation MSNKMAYRFSLLLSLLVLTLCKPSTGAGIAIYWGQNGNEGTLAETCASGNYQYVNIAFLSTFGNGQTPVLNLAGHCNPSSNGCTGLSSDIAACQGQGIKVLLSLGGGAGSYSLSSADDANQVANYLWNNFLGGTSDSRPLGNAVLDGIDFDIEGGSDQFWDDLAKALNGFSQQRKVYLSAAPQCPFPDAHLSNAINTGHFDYVWVQFYNNPQCQYSGSADNLLSAWNQWSTVQASQVFLGLPAAEEAAPSGGFIPADVLTSQVLPSIKSSSKYGGVMLWSKFYDNGYSSSIKSAV comes from the coding sequence ATGTCCAACAAAATGGCCTACCGTTTCTCCCTACTTCTCTCCCTTTTAGTTCTTACCTTATGCAAGCCATCTACTGGGGCAGGTATTGCCATCTACTGGGGCCAAAATGGCAATGAAGGCACCTTGGCCGAAACTTGTGCCTCGGGAAATTATCAATACGTGAACATAGCTTTCTTGTCTACTTTTGGGAATGGCCAAACTCCAGTGCTGAACCTAGCAGGTCATTGTAATCCTAGTTCTAATGGTTGCACTGGTTTGAGCTCTGATATTGCAGCTTGCCAAGGTCAGGGCATCAAAGTCCTACTGTCCCTTGGAGGAGGTGCAGGTAGCTACTCTCTTTCATCGGCGGATGATGCAAACCAAGTCGCTAATTATCTTTGGAATAACTTCCTTGGTGGGACGTCCGATTCACGTCCACTAGGAAATGCCGTTTTGGATGGTATTGATTTTGATATTGAGGGAGGTTCAGACCAATTCTGGGATGATCTTGCTAAGGCCCTTAATGGGTTTAGCCAACAAAGAAAGGTATACTTGTCAGCGGCTCCACAATGTCCATTCCCTGATGCTCATCTAAGCAACGCAATTAACACTGGCCATTTCGATTACGTGTGGGTCCAATTCTATAACAATCCTCAATGTCAATACAGCGGGAGTGCTGACAATCTCTTGAGTGCATGGAATCAGTGGAGCACAGTCCAAGCGAGCCAAGTGTTTTTGGGACTTCCTGCGGCAGAAGAAGCAGCCCCTAGTGGTGGATTCATCCCGGCCGATGTGTTGACTTCTCAAGTTCTTCCATCTATCAAGAGTTCCTCCAAGTATGGAGGAGTGATGCTGTGGAGCAAGTTTTATGACAATGGATATAGCTCATCTATAAAGAGTGCAGTGTGA
- the LOC110616639 gene encoding hevamine-A — protein MSTKPLAVLLPLLLISLFIPSYAGGIAIYWGQNGNEGTLAETCATGKYSYVNIAFLNKFGNGQTPEINLAGHCNPATNGCTTVSNGIKSCQKQGIKVLLSLGGGIGSYTLASQADARNVADYLWNNFLGGKSSSRPLGDAVLDGIDFDIEQGSTLYWEDLARYLSAYSKPGKKVYLAAAPQCPFPDSNLGTALNTGLFDYVWVQFYNNPPCQYSSGNINNIVNSWNRWTTSVNAGRIFLGLPAAPEAAGSGYVPPNVLTSQILPEIKKSPKYGGIMLWSKFWDDKNGYSSSVLRSV, from the coding sequence ATGTCCACAAAACCCCTAGCCGTTCTTCTCCCTCTCCTGCTAATCTCACTGTTTATACCCTCCTATGCCGGTGGGATTGCCATATACTGGGGCCAAAACGGCAATGAAGGAACTCTAGCAGAAACTTGTGCCACTGGGAAATATTCCTATGTGAACATAGCCTTCCTCAACAAATTTGGCAATGGTCAAACCCCTGAAATCAATCTTGCCGGTCATTGCAACCCAGCTACTAATGGTTGCACCACCGTCAGCAACGGCATCAAGAGTTGCCAAAAGCAAGGAATTAAGGTGCTGCTTTCTCTTGGCGGTGGCATTGGGAGCTACACCTTGGCCTCTCAAGCTGATGCAAGAAATGTAGCAGACTATTTGTGGAATAATTTCTTGGGTGGGAAATCGTCTTCACGTCCCTTAGGTGATGCTGTATTGGATGGTATTGATTTTGACATAGAGCAGGGTTCGACGCTGTACTGGGAGGATCTTGCACGCTACTTATCAGCATACAGCAAGCCAGGCAAGAAGGTGTATTTGGCTGCAGCTCCTCAATGTCCATTTCCTGACAGTAACTTAGGAACTGCCCTTAACACAGGTCTTTTTGACTATGTCTGGGTTCAGTTTTATAATAATCCTCCATGCCAATATAGCTCAGGTAACATTAACAACATTGTTAACTCGTGGAATCGATGGACCACATCAGTAAATGCGGGGAGAATATTCCTTGGGTTGCCGGCAGCTCCTGAGGCAGCCGGAAGCGGGTACGTTCCACCGAATGTGCTGACTTCTCAAATTCTTCCAGAAATAAAGAAGTCACCTAAGTATGGAGGTATCATGCTCTGGTCAAAGTTCTGGGATGATAAGAATGGATATAGTTCTTCAGTTCTGAGAAGCGTGTGA